In Ruminococcaceae bacterium BL-4, one DNA window encodes the following:
- a CDS encoding protein of unknown function (Evidence 5 : Unknown function) → MIRIFKKKKIFFVGFFILTFLICFGIFDLCNRTVQNAATTPETKKDFIHYVEFNVNFESLDRALSLDIKGNKENKPVNWVDLLSLEAARTGGKFTSSSPKHLDKDAEKLQNGSSVSELSEGLSYYSYYRKAYGAVLDGLVGNFEEEVPDESAPNGKRWEQKYGLSAYSPIAKGFPYSEFDDFGVSRTYGYRRQHLGHDMMGQIGTPIIAVESGTVEALGWNQYGGWRIGIRSFDKQRYYYYAHLRQNYPYQSDLKVGSSVKAGDVIGYLGHTGYSTKENVNNITQPHLHFGLELVFDESQKESDNEIWVDVYPLCRLLSRHQSLVAKVPNTKDYQRVYDFQNTENP, encoded by the coding sequence ATGATTCGGATTTTTAAAAAAAAGAAAATTTTCTTTGTAGGATTTTTTATTCTGACTTTTCTGATCTGTTTCGGAATTTTTGATCTGTGCAATAGAACCGTCCAAAATGCAGCCACTACACCGGAAACCAAAAAAGATTTTATTCACTATGTAGAATTTAATGTCAACTTTGAATCTCTGGATCGTGCACTTTCTCTCGATATAAAGGGAAATAAAGAAAATAAACCGGTTAACTGGGTAGACCTTTTAAGTTTAGAAGCCGCCCGCACCGGTGGAAAATTTACAAGCTCTTCTCCAAAACACTTGGATAAAGACGCTGAAAAACTGCAAAATGGTTCCTCTGTTTCCGAACTATCCGAAGGGCTCTCTTATTATTCTTATTATCGAAAAGCATATGGTGCCGTTCTAGATGGACTAGTCGGAAATTTTGAAGAAGAAGTCCCTGATGAATCCGCTCCGAACGGAAAGCGCTGGGAACAAAAATACGGTCTTTCTGCCTATTCTCCTATTGCAAAAGGGTTTCCATATTCTGAATTTGATGATTTTGGAGTAAGCCGTACTTATGGCTATCGTCGACAACATCTTGGACATGATATGATGGGACAAATCGGAACTCCTATTATTGCCGTAGAAAGTGGAACAGTCGAAGCTCTCGGGTGGAATCAATATGGAGGCTGGCGGATTGGAATCCGGAGTTTTGACAAACAGCGCTATTATTATTACGCACATCTACGGCAGAATTATCCTTATCAATCCGATTTAAAAGTCGGTTCTTCTGTTAAGGCAGGAGATGTAATTGGCTATCTTGGTCACACCGGATACAGCACCAAAGAAAATGTCAACAATATTACACAACCTCATCTTCATTTCGGACTAGAGCTGGTTTTTGACGAGTCTCAGAAAGAAAGCGATAATGAAATCTGGGTAGATGTCTACCCACTTTGCCGACTGCTCTCACGCCATCAATCCCTGGTTGCAAAAGTTCCCAATACGAAAGACTATCAGCGCGTCTATGATTTTCAAAATACTGAGAATCCATAA
- the glxK gene encoding D-glycerate kinase (Evidence 2a : Function from experimental evidences in other organisms; PubMedId : 15771780, 18326573; Product type e : enzyme) has translation MGEIRLMKKIILIPDSFKGTMSSSEVCSIMKKAILNYFPDAKVLSIPVADGGEGSVDAFLSAVGGKKVPLVVKGPYFEDIPAFYGVLPDGTAVIEMAAAAGLPLVGENRSAGKTTTFGVGQLIAHAAKSGCHKIIVGLGGSATNDGGAGAAAALGIRFLDEGGHEFVPVGETLGKVTSIDTIGLNAVLKDIDLITMCDIDNPLCGPHGAAAVFGPQKGASEEEIRLLDQNLSHLAEIIQRDLGKNIRFLPGSGAAGGMGGGMTAFFDSRLQAGIETVLDIVGFDDKVRGADLVFSGEGKLDSQSLRGKVIVGVARRTKKQGVPLIAIVGDIGDQIENIYREGVSAVFSINRVAVPFSEAKQRCKEDLALTMDNLMRFFTMLQKHPDLQ, from the coding sequence ATGGGGGAAATTCGTTTAATGAAAAAGATCATACTGATACCGGATTCTTTTAAAGGGACGATGTCTTCGTCTGAAGTTTGCAGCATTATGAAGAAAGCAATACTGAATTATTTTCCCGACGCCAAGGTACTCAGTATCCCCGTAGCCGATGGTGGTGAGGGCAGTGTGGATGCTTTTCTTTCCGCTGTTGGTGGGAAGAAGGTTCCCCTTGTTGTAAAAGGACCATATTTTGAAGATATCCCGGCTTTCTATGGGGTGCTCCCAGATGGAACTGCCGTGATAGAAATGGCAGCGGCTGCAGGACTGCCATTGGTCGGTGAAAATCGTTCTGCTGGCAAAACCACCACCTTCGGTGTGGGGCAGTTGATTGCGCATGCCGCGAAATCCGGCTGTCACAAAATCATTGTCGGTTTAGGCGGCAGTGCGACGAACGATGGAGGCGCAGGAGCTGCAGCTGCGCTGGGGATCCGTTTCCTCGATGAAGGAGGGCACGAGTTTGTTCCTGTCGGGGAAACGCTTGGAAAGGTTACTTCTATTGATACGATTGGATTGAATGCTGTCCTCAAAGACATTGATCTCATCACAATGTGCGACATTGATAATCCACTTTGCGGTCCCCATGGAGCTGCAGCCGTATTCGGACCCCAAAAAGGGGCTTCTGAAGAGGAAATCCGTCTGCTGGACCAAAATCTCAGTCATCTGGCTGAAATTATCCAGCGCGATCTTGGGAAAAACATTCGCTTTCTTCCAGGCTCAGGAGCGGCAGGCGGAATGGGCGGCGGCATGACCGCATTTTTTGATAGCCGTCTACAGGCAGGAATCGAGACTGTATTGGACATTGTTGGATTTGATGATAAGGTCCGCGGCGCAGATCTTGTGTTCAGTGGAGAAGGAAAATTGGACTCTCAATCTCTCAGAGGAAAAGTTATCGTTGGGGTAGCCCGCCGCACCAAGAAACAGGGGGTCCCGCTTATTGCTATTGTCGGCGACATTGGTGACCAGATTGAAAATATTTACAGAGAAGGGGTCAGCGCTGTCTTCAGTATCAATCGCGTAGCGGTTCCCTTTTCAGAAGCAAAACAGCGTTGTAAGGAAGATCTGGCGCTTACGATGGATAACCTTATGCGCTTTTTCACGATGCTGCAAAAACATCCAGATCTGCAATGA
- a CDS encoding membrane protein of unknown function (Evidence 5 : Unknown function), giving the protein MGFLTKLLSNSVFMAFLALALGYLFGRISFGGLKFGTSGVLIVALILGSFGMQIPSVLGSIGLVMFLGCVGLSAGPSFVTNIKANFWGFIATTLAILLSAGVTIAMAVKIFNLPIDLSLGVMAGALTCTASLTSTLEIVGSDSAAGVGYALAYVFGIISIVLFVQIIPKLFKANVEE; this is encoded by the coding sequence ATGGGTTTTTTAACCAAGCTTTTAAGCAATAGCGTTTTTATGGCCTTTCTTGCATTGGCATTGGGGTATCTATTTGGACGAATATCTTTTGGTGGGCTTAAATTTGGGACATCCGGTGTCTTAATTGTAGCCCTGATTCTTGGCAGCTTCGGAATGCAAATTCCTAGTGTGCTGGGTTCCATAGGACTTGTTATGTTCTTAGGCTGTGTAGGACTTTCAGCTGGTCCTTCTTTTGTAACAAACATAAAGGCTAATTTTTGGGGATTTATAGCAACCACTCTTGCTATTCTTTTATCTGCCGGAGTAACAATCGCCATGGCAGTAAAAATATTCAATCTTCCAATTGATTTATCACTTGGCGTTATGGCAGGCGCACTTACCTGCACAGCTTCGCTGACTTCTACATTGGAAATTGTAGGCTCTGATTCGGCAGCAGGTGTAGGCTATGCACTTGCGTATGTATTCGGTATCATCAGTATTGTGCTATTTGTGCAGATTATTCCAAAGCTTTTCAAAGCAAATGTTGAGGAATAA
- a CDS encoding Uridine kinase — MREEEKALKRVQKLCERLRRDGCALLAIDGRCGSGKTTLAEYLHQQYECPVVHMDDFYLPKNHRTKERLQIPGGNIDWERFLQEVLRPLRTGKPAVYRPYNCKENTFGEPKTTCPGPLTIIEGSYSLHPSLRVFYDDEVFLTVSKEEQEKRILKRSNPEILQLYKKNWIPMEERYFSNYRIAEGCSLVLDTTEYQALSF; from the coding sequence TTGCGCGAAGAAGAAAAAGCACTAAAACGAGTGCAGAAACTTTGTGAGAGACTGCGAAGAGATGGTTGTGCTTTGCTTGCAATTGATGGTCGCTGCGGAAGTGGAAAGACAACTTTAGCGGAATATTTGCACCAACAATATGAGTGTCCGGTGGTTCATATGGATGATTTTTATCTGCCGAAAAATCACAGAACAAAAGAACGTCTGCAGATACCAGGTGGAAATATTGATTGGGAACGCTTTCTGCAGGAGGTGCTGCGCCCGCTAAGGACCGGAAAACCAGCGGTTTATCGGCCTTATAATTGCAAAGAGAATACATTCGGAGAGCCTAAAACAACTTGCCCAGGGCCCTTGACAATTATTGAGGGATCCTATAGTCTGCATCCGAGTCTGCGGGTGTTCTATGATGATGAAGTGTTTTTGACCGTTTCCAAAGAGGAACAGGAAAAGCGAATTTTGAAACGCAGCAATCCGGAAATTTTACAGCTTTATAAAAAAAATTGGATTCCGATGGAAGAACGTTATTTTTCTAACTATCGAATTGCAGAAGGATGTAGTTTAGTGTTGGATACAACCGAGTATCAGGCACTTTCTTTTTAA
- a CDS encoding membrane protein of unknown function (Evidence 5 : Unknown function), which yields MAGLKNAKLITMDAPGVFVVCITIAFGVMLGAIAIPLGNGLAFSLGNGGGAIIAGIVISAIGKIGKINFQAPKTTLVPMRDFGISLFLLANGAAAGPKFVSTLSQYGITLFLVGVLMSAVAILAAFVVSRYLFKMPLFASLGATTGAMTSAPALNALMLVSGNDKVAAFYAACQPIATVGLVILPRIMVALLH from the coding sequence TTGGCCGGACTAAAAAATGCAAAACTGATTACAATGGATGCCCCGGGCGTTTTTGTAGTATGCATTACAATTGCTTTCGGCGTGATGCTTGGAGCAATTGCAATTCCTTTAGGAAACGGCTTAGCATTTTCATTGGGCAACGGCGGCGGCGCAATCATAGCAGGTATCGTCATATCTGCCATCGGCAAAATCGGAAAAATCAATTTTCAAGCACCTAAAACCACATTGGTCCCCATGCGTGATTTTGGAATTTCTCTTTTCCTTTTAGCAAACGGTGCTGCTGCTGGCCCGAAATTTGTATCCACCTTATCTCAGTATGGTATAACATTATTCTTGGTAGGCGTATTAATGAGCGCTGTTGCCATACTGGCTGCATTTGTTGTATCTAGGTATCTATTCAAAATGCCTCTCTTTGCTTCCCTTGGAGCAACCACAGGTGCTATGACTTCAGCACCTGCACTTAATGCGCTTATGTTGGTTTCTGGGAATGACAAAGTAGCCGCTTTCTACGCAGCATGCCAGCCAATTGCTACTGTAGGCCTGGTTATATTACCACGAATTATGGTTGCATTGCTGCATTAA
- a CDS encoding conserved protein of unknown function (Evidence 4 : Unknown function but conserved in other organisms), with amino-acid sequence MTGTLRFTEKGFFPDPSDSALSEESLPFQTSIWQILKRQVRLYTMGESSSLPKETVEELFSSICFLIDLGAAPKGKEQPLKLQNMNAEELFELGKKRAEWEVRRGKRLWKTACMSAPKISNRSLFDTLQGIGVFWKQYDVRFFAHQIPCYIDYQLMNPVSESLSGICYLNEYLHRLLIENRFLLHFDVEQIRKLLKAVELDYQELFINLTEPVVIQAIGLSILKKEPYALDLSPQDLEQLQLYLQPLSEKEMRQVLSDAALWLCESLKIAGTDDCAYFLKTAQDAFPRLSAACCAKQLQNLFPHIA; translated from the coding sequence ATGACAGGGACACTTCGGTTTACAGAAAAAGGATTTTTTCCTGATCCATCTGATTCTGCACTTTCAGAAGAAAGCCTTCCTTTTCAAACATCAATCTGGCAGATTTTGAAAAGGCAGGTGCGCCTTTATACAATGGGAGAAAGCAGCTCTTTACCAAAAGAAACAGTCGAAGAACTTTTTTCATCCATTTGTTTCCTGATCGATCTGGGTGCTGCTCCAAAAGGAAAAGAGCAGCCCTTGAAGCTGCAAAATATGAATGCAGAGGAGCTTTTTGAGCTTGGAAAGAAGCGGGCCGAATGGGAAGTTCGAAGAGGAAAGAGACTTTGGAAAACTGCTTGTATGAGTGCGCCAAAAATTTCGAATCGATCCCTTTTTGATACGCTGCAGGGGATCGGCGTCTTTTGGAAACAGTATGATGTTCGTTTCTTTGCACATCAGATTCCTTGCTATATTGACTATCAGTTAATGAATCCAGTTTCAGAGTCTCTTTCTGGAATTTGTTATCTTAACGAATACCTTCATCGCCTTTTGATTGAGAATCGCTTTTTGCTTCATTTTGATGTAGAGCAAATTCGAAAGCTTTTAAAAGCAGTTGAGCTGGATTATCAGGAACTTTTCATCAATCTTACAGAGCCGGTTGTGATACAGGCAATTGGACTTTCTATCCTGAAAAAAGAACCGTATGCACTTGATTTGTCACCGCAAGACCTGGAGCAATTGCAGCTGTATTTGCAGCCTTTATCAGAAAAAGAAATGCGTCAAGTACTTTCTGATGCGGCTTTATGGCTTTGCGAATCATTGAAAATAGCGGGAACTGACGACTGTGCATATTTTTTAAAGACAGCACAAGATGCTTTTCCGAGGCTCAGTGCAGCCTGTTGCGCAAAACAATTACAGAACCTTTTTCCGCATATTGCTTAA
- a CDS encoding ECF transporter S component — MKKRATVPLTISALCLAGGVILPQAFHFLPIPNAGGMLCPMHIPVLLCGILCGWPWGLLCGILTPLLSSMITGMPPLFPTGASMICELATYGILSGLFYQITQGKIYATLFPAMLGGRFVMGISSLLFYNLAGKGYTFELFLTSAFVTALPGILLQLTLIPLLVVILKKSKLFPAQQNS; from the coding sequence ATGAAAAAAAGAGCAACTGTGCCGTTAACAATTTCTGCGCTCTGCTTGGCTGGCGGTGTTATTTTGCCGCAGGCATTTCATTTTTTACCAATTCCAAATGCAGGGGGGATGCTGTGCCCAATGCATATTCCGGTTTTGCTTTGCGGAATCCTTTGTGGATGGCCATGGGGACTTTTATGCGGTATTTTAACACCGCTTTTGTCAAGTATGATTACCGGAATGCCGCCTTTGTTTCCTACGGGGGCTTCCATGATTTGTGAGCTTGCAACTTATGGAATTCTCTCTGGGCTTTTTTATCAGATTACACAGGGGAAGATCTATGCGACCCTTTTTCCTGCCATGCTGGGCGGCCGATTTGTAATGGGAATTTCCAGTTTGCTGTTTTATAATCTTGCAGGAAAAGGTTATACATTTGAACTCTTCCTTACTTCTGCTTTTGTTACAGCATTGCCCGGAATCCTTTTGCAGTTGACACTGATTCCGCTTTTGGTCGTAATCCTAAAAAAATCCAAACTTTTTCCCGCTCAACAGAATTCTTAA
- a CDS encoding protein of unknown function (Evidence 5 : Unknown function), producing the protein MIIVLIFTFAGLLLKSETPSGQGFRKVITKHHEFLGQLIFLRKKRDNNMKYDMEETKIWVF; encoded by the coding sequence GTGATTATCGTATTAATTTTCACTTTCGCCGGTTTGCTACTCAAAAGCGAAACGCCTTCTGGCCAGGGATTTAGAAAAGTTATTACTAAGCATCATGAGTTTTTAGGGCAACTTATATTTTTGCGTAAGAAGCGAGATAATAACATGAAATATGATATGGAGGAAACAAAAATATGGGTTTTTTAA
- a CDS encoding membrane protein of unknown function (Evidence 5 : Unknown function), with the protein MREKMRPVISKLSHLLEIVTSLIIIAAVAMGIFHMAVYIFTNGDVDQSKFETFFANIMSMVVGLEFVKMLVRQTPAAVLDVLLFAVARQIIIYHHSALDNLVGVIAVAGLFAIRKYLFVVTFGICEKDKHKAMQDSQMHEELHPSTSNEGPDHPA; encoded by the coding sequence ATGCGGGAAAAAATGCGCCCAGTTATCTCAAAACTAAGCCATCTGCTCGAAATTGTTACATCTCTTATCATCATCGCAGCTGTGGCCATGGGAATTTTTCATATGGCCGTCTATATATTTACAAACGGTGATGTAGACCAATCTAAATTTGAAACTTTCTTTGCAAACATTATGTCAATGGTTGTGGGACTGGAATTTGTAAAAATGCTAGTCCGCCAAACACCTGCTGCAGTTTTAGACGTTTTGCTGTTTGCGGTTGCCCGGCAGATCATTATTTATCATCACAGCGCACTCGATAATCTGGTGGGTGTAATTGCAGTTGCAGGACTTTTTGCCATTCGTAAATATCTTTTTGTTGTGACCTTTGGCATTTGCGAGAAAGATAAGCACAAGGCCATGCAGGATTCTCAGATGCACGAAGAACTTCATCCTTCCACCTCAAATGAAGGACCCGATCATCCCGCCTAA
- a CDS encoding Multi antimicrobial extrusion protein (Na(+)/drug antiporter), MATE family of MDR efflux pumps, producing the protein MGTEKEDLFSSMPEKKAVITLAIPTVISQIITVIYNMADTFFVGQMDDPNQVAAATLAMPLFMFMTALANLFGIGGASFISRSLGANDREKASHCSSFCIWTAVAAAFIYGVSVLIFLPALLPVLGTNDGTWEYSSEYIFWTIGIGAVPTVLNPELAHLVRSEGYSKQASFGVAFGGILNMGLDPLFIFTFNMEIAGAAIATMISNTAAVIYFFCFIYKIRNVSTITMSPKLYTLKYHIPGEVLAVGLPSFIISMMATISNTVLNNIISTYSNEAVAGMGIAKKIDLMAFAIAQGMTQGTLPLIGYNYTSGNRTRMMSVIKTLLFACLIVSLSGMTILLLTAAPITRLFIDNAQTVQYGRTFLRIICLACPTTAINFFVITVFQATGKKIQPIILSLLRKGTVDVPLMFLFDHLMGISGIAWATPAADVVALVVSGALVVPYLKKLRMGQVELR; encoded by the coding sequence GTGGGCACAGAAAAAGAGGACCTTTTTTCTTCCATGCCAGAAAAAAAGGCGGTGATCACACTAGCAATCCCGACTGTCATCAGTCAGATTATTACCGTCATTTACAATATGGCAGATACGTTTTTTGTGGGGCAGATGGATGACCCTAACCAGGTGGCGGCGGCGACGCTCGCAATGCCGCTCTTTATGTTCATGACCGCCCTCGCAAACTTGTTTGGGATCGGTGGCGCAAGCTTTATTTCCAGATCTCTTGGAGCGAATGACAGAGAAAAAGCTTCGCACTGTTCTTCCTTCTGCATTTGGACAGCTGTCGCTGCCGCATTTATTTATGGTGTCTCTGTGCTTATCTTCCTTCCAGCCTTATTACCGGTTCTTGGCACAAATGATGGAACGTGGGAGTATAGTTCCGAGTACATATTTTGGACGATCGGCATCGGAGCCGTTCCTACGGTACTGAATCCTGAACTTGCTCATCTTGTAAGATCAGAAGGCTATTCGAAGCAGGCCAGCTTCGGTGTGGCGTTTGGTGGAATCCTTAATATGGGGCTTGATCCACTGTTCATTTTTACTTTTAATATGGAGATTGCGGGTGCGGCAATTGCAACCATGATTTCAAATACGGCTGCCGTAATTTACTTCTTTTGCTTTATCTATAAAATTAGGAATGTCAGCACAATAACAATGTCACCCAAACTGTATACACTGAAATATCATATCCCTGGGGAAGTGCTGGCGGTGGGACTGCCGAGCTTTATCATATCCATGATGGCTACCATATCGAATACTGTCCTCAATAACATTATCTCTACTTATTCAAATGAAGCCGTCGCCGGTATGGGAATCGCAAAGAAAATTGATTTAATGGCATTTGCCATTGCACAAGGCATGACTCAGGGAACGCTGCCTCTGATTGGATACAACTATACCTCAGGGAACAGAACAAGAATGATGTCAGTGATCAAAACACTGCTTTTTGCTTGCCTGATTGTATCTCTTTCCGGTATGACGATACTGCTCCTTACCGCTGCGCCGATTACGCGCCTATTCATTGATAATGCCCAGACGGTGCAATATGGGCGAACTTTTCTCAGAATTATTTGTCTTGCATGCCCAACAACGGCAATTAATTTTTTCGTTATTACGGTGTTTCAGGCAACTGGAAAAAAGATCCAGCCGATCATTCTGTCACTGCTGCGCAAAGGAACAGTTGATGTTCCTTTAATGTTTCTGTTCGATCATCTCATGGGTATAAGCGGAATAGCGTGGGCAACTCCGGCAGCAGACGTGGTCGCGCTTGTTGTGTCAGGCGCATTGGTGGTACCGTATTTGAAAAAACTCCGAATGGGCCAAGTTGAGCTGCGCTAA
- a CDS encoding conserved protein of unknown function (Evidence 4 : Unknown function but conserved in other organisms): protein MKSDFTMIPKKREKKELIGLMQGCNQITERFGLSLSEKQIQNLEEHRIKALQNTGRIEFGEGILKKLAYAFCDSPFLLPNSYEETLIELQDLFYYFKTESMERISDDELIEVMKEVYNGKAQGSLSYLSQTALEDLCRNLRFDSSDSMQGRDPQK from the coding sequence ATGAAATCGGATTTTACAATGATACCCAAAAAGCGTGAAAAAAAAGAACTGATCGGATTAATGCAGGGTTGCAATCAGATAACGGAGAGATTCGGACTTTCTCTTTCGGAGAAACAAATTCAAAATCTGGAGGAGCACCGGATAAAAGCACTTCAAAATACTGGGCGGATTGAATTTGGCGAGGGAATTTTAAAAAAACTCGCCTATGCATTTTGCGATTCTCCATTTCTGCTTCCGAATTCCTATGAGGAGACTTTAATTGAACTGCAGGATTTGTTCTATTATTTTAAAACAGAGTCTATGGAAAGGATTTCTGACGATGAATTGATTGAAGTCATGAAGGAAGTTTATAACGGAAAAGCACAGGGCTCTCTTTCTTATCTTTCGCAGACAGCCTTGGAGGATCTTTGTCGAAATCTTCGATTTGATTCATCTGATTCTATGCAAGGGAGGGATCCTCAAAAATGA
- a CDS encoding D-glycerate transporter (predicted), whose amino-acid sequence MSGLGLIIAFIIAVIAMILAISKLKIHPFLAIMTISLLLGLVAGIPLVDTKKTDGTTVLGLANVIGAGFSGTFTSIGIVIILGALVGTILEETGAAFKLADMVVHVVGPDHPDVAMLIMGWVVSIPVFCDSGFVILNPIRRALVQRTRKSSVAMTVCLAGGLYASHVFIPPTPGPIAAANSLGIGDNLLLVMGLGVLVSIPALIAAYFYAGHISKKIRAADEADVEPADGEIAKTYDEILKEYGRLPNGALSLSPIVVPILLMALGSISSMAKWSGFGAHLCNFLGTPIIALAVGTLFGVWLLVDMHKIDHFYDVTDKTLKTVGPILFITAAGGVLGKVIAVSGMVQYITSNAPLLQSVGIFFPFLLAAILKTAQGSSTVAITTTAGIMAPLMAVLGLQSPVSTALTVMAIGAGAMTVSHANDSYFWVVTNFGSMTPEQGYKTQTMNTLVEGLASMVGVFVLSLILH is encoded by the coding sequence ATGTCTGGGTTGGGGTTAATTATTGCATTTATTATCGCAGTTATCGCCATGATTTTGGCAATCTCTAAACTTAAAATTCATCCATTCTTAGCTATTATGACCATTTCTCTGTTGCTGGGTTTAGTCGCGGGGATTCCTCTGGTCGATACGAAAAAAACAGATGGAACCACGGTGTTGGGACTTGCCAATGTAATTGGGGCCGGCTTCAGTGGCACTTTTACCAGCATCGGCATTGTTATTATTCTCGGTGCATTGGTCGGAACAATTTTGGAAGAGACGGGAGCTGCTTTTAAGCTCGCTGACATGGTAGTCCATGTGGTCGGACCAGATCACCCAGATGTGGCTATGTTGATCATGGGGTGGGTCGTTTCCATTCCTGTCTTCTGCGACAGTGGATTTGTGATTCTGAATCCAATCCGTAGGGCTCTGGTACAGCGTACCCGCAAAAGCAGCGTTGCAATGACGGTCTGTTTGGCAGGCGGTCTTTATGCTTCCCATGTATTTATCCCTCCAACACCGGGTCCGATTGCAGCGGCAAATTCACTCGGCATTGGTGACAATCTGCTCTTGGTTATGGGACTGGGCGTGCTTGTGTCCATCCCGGCGCTCATTGCTGCATATTTTTATGCAGGTCATATCAGCAAAAAAATTCGGGCTGCAGACGAAGCGGATGTGGAACCAGCTGATGGAGAAATCGCTAAAACATACGATGAAATTTTGAAGGAATATGGTCGGCTGCCCAATGGAGCACTTTCGCTTAGTCCAATCGTTGTTCCAATTCTTCTGATGGCTCTCGGTTCCATCTCTTCCATGGCGAAGTGGTCTGGCTTTGGGGCACATTTGTGTAATTTTCTTGGAACGCCGATTATTGCACTTGCTGTTGGCACACTGTTCGGAGTATGGCTTCTCGTGGATATGCATAAAATAGATCATTTTTATGACGTTACCGATAAGACTCTAAAAACGGTTGGCCCTATTCTTTTCATTACCGCGGCGGGCGGCGTTCTCGGAAAAGTGATAGCTGTTTCCGGGATGGTGCAGTACATCACATCCAATGCTCCGTTGCTCCAGAGCGTCGGGATTTTCTTCCCGTTCCTGCTCGCGGCAATTCTGAAGACCGCACAAGGTTCCTCGACGGTTGCTATTACCACCACGGCCGGTATTATGGCCCCGCTGATGGCCGTACTCGGGTTACAGTCTCCTGTTTCTACGGCGCTGACAGTGATGGCAATCGGTGCAGGTGCTATGACCGTATCGCATGCAAATGATTCTTACTTTTGGGTTGTCACAAATTTTGGCTCCATGACGCCGGAACAGGGATATAAGACACAGACGATGAACACGCTAGTAGAAGGTCTCGCATCTATGGTCGGTGTATTTGTCCTTTCTCTGATTCTGCACTGA